From a region of the Chroicocephalus ridibundus chromosome 8, bChrRid1.1, whole genome shotgun sequence genome:
- the C8H1orf146 gene encoding protein SPO16 homolog, which produces MTANGGQEQSRWITTVIMSAALQNHEISTILQRQQHRVRYSESVEIGSVIFSLSGVAFILADTQDLLMTREESFFKRIQKFINIHRNSFLVLSAALHGPEEWNVMFRIQRRFLGSNLRIIPVHNTAETVKLMLTIAKITSKPRADDIRNQVATTKAQIVENSPVWKMLQEYQLHCN; this is translated from the exons atgacagcaaatgGTGGGCAGGAACAGTCAAGATGGATAACAACAGTTATTATGAGTGCGGCTCTGCAA aaTCACGAAATTTCTACAATTCTACAGAGGCAACAACACCGAGTTCGATATTCAGAATCAGTGGAAATTGGATCCgtgattttttctctttctg GTGTTGCATTTATACTGGCAGACACTCAAGACTTGCTTATGACAAGGGAAGAGTCGTTTTTCAAAAGAATTCAGAAGTTCATAAACATTCATCGGaacagttttttggttttgtcagctGCTCTTCATGGACCAGAAGAATGGAATGTCATGTTTAGGATTCAGAGAAG ATTCCTGGGCAGTAATTTACGTATAATACCAGTTCATAATACTGCTGAAACTGTTAAGTTAATGCTAACTATAGCCAAG ataACTTCCAAGCCACGAGCAGATGATATTCGTAACCAAGTGGCAACGACAAAAGCCCAAATAGTAGAAAACAGTCCAGTTTGGAAGATGCTTCAGGAGTACCAGTTGCATTGCAATTAA